One genomic window of Roseofilum reptotaenium CS-1145 includes the following:
- a CDS encoding transposase, protein WSPSYFAISCGGAPIEKIKQYIQQQGEKPPTAKLKGGA, encoded by the coding sequence TTTGGTCTCCGAGTTATTTTGCTATTTCTTGTGGAGGTGCGCCGATAGAAAAGATTAAGCAATACATTCAACAACAAGGAGAAAAGCCGCCCACAGCGAAGCTAAAGGGCGGGGCTTGA